From one Coffea eugenioides isolate CCC68of chromosome 11, Ceug_1.0, whole genome shotgun sequence genomic stretch:
- the LOC113752027 gene encoding salutaridinol 7-O-acetyltransferase-like, with amino-acid sequence MNQLCPFHPDSTELLSKSYPIMVQVNIFYCGGIAICLSASHKIFDGLSVSTFMQSWAATARESTVQINPSFISSSLFPPILDMYQDSPPVVSKPQKNEPKYATSRFVFDSSALAALKSKAATSTSSAKSSSAKAVMGLLWKSAIAAWKVRSVLFIPVNLRTKVSPPLSPHSLGNIVWLARAKCCDNPKLELELLINKISNSIGTMNADFVESINGENGIQKLMGALKDFHEVFYDPNSMAECIYISSIRKTGFYEADFGWGKPIWTCIARGNRDLHGLGNIAHLIETKSGDGIEALVTMKEEYMATLEKNQELLHYASLNPSPLDSR; translated from the coding sequence ATGAATCAGCTATGTCCATTTCATCCAGATTCCACGGAATTATTGTCAAAAAGTTATCCTATCATGGTTCAAGTAAACATTTTTTACTGTGGTGGTATTGCCATTTGCTTGAGTGCTTCCCACAAGATTTTTGATGGTCTCTCAGTTTCTACATTTATGCAATCTTGGGCAGCTACAGCACGCGAATCAACTGTACAAATAAATCCAAGTTTTATTTCATCTTCCTTATTTCCTCCTATTTTGGATATGTACCAAGATTCACCTCCTGTGGTCTCCAAACCACAAAAGAACGAGCCTAAATATGCTACAAGCAGATTTGTGTTCGATAGCTCGGCCTTGGCTGCTCTTAAATCCAAGGCAGCTACATCAACATCTTCCGCGAAATCAAGTTCAGCCAAGGCTGTTATGGGACTTCTATGGAAATCTGCCATAGCAGCTTGGAAAGTAAGGTCTGTTTTGTTTATCCCGGTGAATCTGAGGACAAAAGTTTCGCCCCCTTTATCACCTCATTCACTAGGAAATATCGTTTGGTTGGCTCGTGCTAAATGTTGTGACAATCCTAAGCTAGAGCTGGAATTGCTGATAAACAAGATCTCAAATTCCATTGGTACAATGAACGCTGATTTTGTTGAATCTATAAATGGTGAGAATGGGATTCAGAAGCTGATGGGAGCCTTAAAAGATTTCCATGAAGTGTTCTATGACCCTAATAGTATGGCTGAATGTATCTATATCAGCAGCATCCGCAAGACTGGATTTTATGAGGCTGATTTTGGATGGGGAAAGCCCATATGGACATGCATTGCGCGTGGAAACAGAGATTTACACGGATTGGGAAATATTGCTCATCTGATCGAAACAAAATCTGGTGATGGGATTGAAGCATTGGTGACCATGAAAGAAGAGTACATGGCTACACTGGAGAAAAATCAGGAGCTTCTCCATTATGCTTCTTTAAATCCTAGCCCTCTTGATTCACGCTAG